A region of the Paraconexibacter algicola genome:
TCATCGCCGCGGTCAGGACGATCACACGCAGCACCGGCCCGAGGACGTCGGCCGGCGGCGGGGGCGACGGGCCCGCACGTCCAGCGCGGAACGGTTTGGGCGCGCGCACCACGACGTCGTCGGGGATCATGCGAATGACCGCCTTCAGCTCCTCGACGGTCAGGAACTTCAGGTCCGGGTTCGTGTCGCGAACGTGCTTCGGCCGCGCGGCACGCCGCACCGGGTTGTCCGTGGTCCACTCGAGGTCGATCGCGTGCTCGAAGACGCCGTGCAGCACCTTCAGGGTGTTCGCGACCGTCTTCGGTGCCAGCCCGTGCTCGAGCAGCTGCGCGCTCATCGCCTCGACGTCCCGGCGATGGACGCGCCGCAGCACCATCCGGCCCATCTCCGGCCCGAAGTGGTGGCGGTGCGCAGCGGACAGCGTGCCGAGGTAGCTCTTGCTGACGCCGTTGACGCGCTTGTGCTCGATCAACGCCAAGGCGGCGTCGTCGACCGTGTGCCGTCCGGCCACCGTTGGCGTCGGTCTCGTCTCCTCCTCGATGATCATGCGCCGCAGCAGCGACTCGGCCTCCCGCCGCGTCAAGCCATCCGTGGCGCCCACGGAGCGAACGGGCCCGACGCGTCGGTTGACGCGCCGGCCGTCGAGGGTCCGCCAGCGCGCGTACCAGGCGCCGTGCTTCTCGCTGAGCGAGCCGGTGCCGTAGGAGCGTCTGCTCACGTCCCCTCCTTCTCGTCGAGCCAGCGCTCCAGCGTGGAGCGGCGGTAGCGGTAGGAACGCCCGAAGGTGATGTGCGGGATGCGGCCGGCGCGCGTCTCGGCGTAGATCCACGCCGTCGTCACTCCGAACCACTCAGCGATGCGCGGAGCCTCCAGAAGCTCCTCAGAACCAGCAGGAGGCATGAGACGACGCGGATTGGGCGTCAGGGGCAGTTGTTCTTCCATGCCCTCTACGTCGCGCGAAGGACGTCCGACTACCCCGGCAAATGAACCCCGTATTGGACCCCGTGGGGTCTGCGGAACCGCTCCAGAAACGCGAAAACCCTGCGATTTGCAGGGCTTTCGGTAAGTCGGGGAGACAGGATTTGAACCTGCGACCGCCCGGCCCCCAGCCGGGTGCGCTACCAGACTGCGCCACTCCCCGTGGTGCGTGGCACAGGGTACCGGCCCGGGGCCGAGGGGCGCGTCCCGGTCAGTCGGTGGTGCCGGCGAGGGTGGCGGCGGCGGTGCAGCTGGCGCCGCCGGGGCCGGTCGCGCGGACGCTGATGGCGTCGCTGCCGGGCAGGTCGCGGAGGGTGCGGCGGACGCTGAGGCCGCTGGAGGACGGGCGGACGGTGAGGCGGGCGACGACGCGGCGTTCCTGCACG
Encoded here:
- a CDS encoding tyrosine-type recombinase/integrase, with protein sequence MIIEEETRPTPTVAGRHTVDDAALALIEHKRVNGVSKSYLGTLSAAHRHHFGPEMGRMVLRRVHRRDVEAMSAQLLEHGLAPKTVANTLKVLHGVFEHAIDLEWTTDNPVRRAARPKHVRDTNPDLKFLTVEELKAVIRMIPDDVVVRAPKPFRAGRAGPSPPPPADVLGPVLRVIVLTAAMTGLRQGELLALRWRDIDWPIQRVRVRQTWRRTEFSGHGKSDLSTRRSVPLTDEVVAALDAWSKRSEFTGDDDLVFAHPILGRPLDGAKVTKKFQQACRDAGVRVVRFHDLRHTFATRLASAGVPMRAIQTFLGHADAKTTEIYAHYALSEHELAMVNDAFAPQEPGAGDGRPRLPGL
- a CDS encoding helix-turn-helix domain-containing protein → MEEQLPLTPNPRRLMPPAGSEELLEAPRIAEWFGVTTAWIYAETRAGRIPHITFGRSYRYRRSTLERWLDEKEGT